A single genomic interval of Ailuropoda melanoleuca isolate Jingjing unplaced genomic scaffold, ASM200744v2 unplaced-scaffold3115, whole genome shotgun sequence harbors:
- the LOC117798403 gene encoding dual oxidase 1-like: protein MTGWLDGSAIYGSSHSWSDVLRSFSGRQLASGHDPAFPRYAQSPLLMWTAPEPTTGQRGPGGLYAFGVERGNRDPFLQALGLLWCCYHNLCAQRLARGQPQCGEEELFQQARKKVIATYQVSHLASLRPPSPPSYPPPPGCCAGDSAAPQSPLPGTSSPQKGPFPGGHCSPELELASRNGP, encoded by the exons ATGACAGGCTGGCTGGATGGCAGCGCCATCTATGGCTCCTCGCACTCATGGAGCGACGTGCTGCGGAGCTTCTCCGGCAGGCAGCTGGCATCGGGGCACGACCCTGCCTTCCCCCGCTACGCACAAAGCCCCCTACTCATGTGGACGGCGCCCGAACCCACCACGGGACAGCGCGGGCCTGGGGGGCTGTACG CCTTCGGGGTGGAGCGAGGGAACCGCGACCCCTTCCTGCAGGCGCTGGGCCTGCTGTGGTGCTGCTACCACAACCTGTGCGCGCAGCGGCTGGCCCGCGGGCAACCGCAATGCGGGGAGGAGGAGCTGTTCCAGCAGGCGCGCAAGAAGGTCATCGCCACCTACCAGGTCAGTCACTTGGCCTCTCTccgtcctccctcccctccttcctacccccctcccccaggctgctgCGCGGGAGACTCCGCTGCCCCGCAGAGCCCTCTTCCTGGAACAAGCAGCCCCCAGAAAGGCCCTTTTCCAGGAGGACACTGCTCCCCAGAACTGGAGCTAGCATCTAGGAATGGACCATGA